GCGCCCGCCGTCCCCGCCCCGCGGCCCGTGCCCGCGGCGCCCGCGCCGAGCGCCGTCGCGCCTCGCGCGGCCGCGGCGCCCGCTCCCGCGCCCACGCCCGCGGCCGCTCCCGCGGCCGCCGCGCAACCCGTCGCCAAGCCCGCAACGCCGACCGACGAGGCCGCCTCCGGCGAGAGCGCCGAGGAGGCGTTCAACGGCGCCTACGCCGACTACTCGCGCGGCCACTTCGACCTCGCGCTGGCCGGCTTCCGCCGCGCCAAGGCGATCGACCCCGACGGCCCCCTGGCCGACGACTCGCAGTACTGGCTCGGCGAGACGCTCTACGCGCAGAAGAAGCACCTCGAGGCGGCCAAGGCCTTCTCCGACCTGGTGGACCAGTTCCCCAAGAGCGACAAGGTCCTCATGGCCCGCCTGAAGCGCGGCATGGCCCTGTGCGAAGGGAAGAAGACCGAGGAAGGGGTCGCCGAGCTGCGGAAGCTGATCAAGAGCGCCCCCTCGACGGACGAGGCGCGGCTGGCCCGCGAGTACATCAAGCGCAAGAAGCTGTGAAGAAGACGGGCGCTGGTTTGACACGGCGCCCTCTTTGACCCAAAATCTTCGCGCTTTCCCGGACGGGATGGTCCGCCCGGCGCACGCTCCAAGGCGGGCCTGTCCCACGGCCCCCGGAAGACCAAGAGGCTGAAGAAGATGGCGAATCACAAGTCGGCCGCCAAGAAGGCCCGTCACGACGTCGTCCGGCGGCTGCGCAATCGTTTCTGGCGGACGCGCATGCGCTCGCAGGTGAAGAAGTTCCGCACCGCCGTGGAAGAGGGCGACAAGCCGGCCGCGGAGGCTCTGCTCGTGGACACGCTCGGGTTGGTGGACCGCACCGCCCGCGCCGGCGTCATCCACGACCGGACCGCCGACCGCTACAAGTCGCGCCTGCAGCTCGCGTTCAACAAGATGGCGTAGGGCCGCGGTTTCGCGGCACTGACGAGAGCGCCCTCCGCAGGGGGGCGCTTTTGTTGTGCCCTGACTTCCCGGCGCAAAGGCCGCGCGTGCCTTGAGGCCGGGTTGGATTCGCTGAGCGACGCGTTCCTTGAGGCGGGGTCGGTCGGTCGTCCGGGGGGGGCCGTCGGACCCTAGAACTCAAGGGTTCCGCCGGCCCCCCCCCGGCCCGACCGACCTTCACTCGAACCGCAAAGCCCGCCGGCACAG
This genomic stretch from bacterium harbors:
- a CDS encoding tetratricopeptide repeat protein is translated as APAVPAPRPVPAAPAPSAVAPRAAAAPAPAPTPAAAPAAAAQPVAKPATPTDEAASGESAEEAFNGAYADYSRGHFDLALAGFRRAKAIDPDGPLADDSQYWLGETLYAQKKHLEAAKAFSDLVDQFPKSDKVLMARLKRGMALCEGKKTEEGVAELRKLIKSAPSTDEARLAREYIKRKKL
- the rpsT gene encoding 30S ribosomal protein S20; the encoded protein is MANHKSAAKKARHDVVRRLRNRFWRTRMRSQVKKFRTAVEEGDKPAAEALLVDTLGLVDRTARAGVIHDRTADRYKSRLQLAFNKMA